Proteins encoded together in one Pseudomonas sp. TCU-HL1 window:
- the ileS gene encoding isoleucine--tRNA ligase has protein sequence MTDYKATLNLPETAFPMKAGLPQREPELLQRWNSLDLYGKLRQMGEGRPKFVLHDGPPYANGSIHIGHAVNKILKDIIVRSKTLAGFDAPYVPGWDCHGLPIEHKVETTHGKNLPADKTRELCRAYAAEQVEGQKADFIRLGVLGEWDNPYKTMAFANEAGEIRALAEMVKQGFVFKGLKPVNWCFDCGSALAEAEVEYADKKSDAIDVAFPIEDADKLAAAFGLSNLAKPAAIVIWTTTPWTIPANQALNVHPEFNYALVDTGARLLVLAEELVESCLSRYGLEGQVIATAKGEALDQVRFRHPFYERLSPVYLAEYVELGAGTGIVHSAPAYGEDDFRTCKQYGMSNDDILSPVQSNGVYVESLPFFGGQFIWKANPAIVAKLEEVGALLKHESISHSYMHCWRHKTPLIYRATAQWFVGMDKQPEQGATLRERALDAIGQTEFIPAWGQARLHGMIAGRPDWCISRQRNWGVPIPFFLHKASGDLHPRTVELMEQVAQRVEQQGIEAWFKLDAAELLGDEAGQYDKISDTLDVWFDSGTTHWHVLRGSHAELGHASGPAADLYLEGSDQHRGWFHSSLLTGCAIDGHAPYRQLLTHGFTVDESGRKMSKSLGNVIAPQQVTDSLGADILRLWVSATDYSGEMAVSQQILQRSADAYRRIRNTARFLLANLNGFDPVKDLLPTEDMLALDRWAVDRALLLQRELEEAYGEYRFWNVYSKVHNFCVQELGGFYLDIIKDRQYTTAADSVARRSCQTALFHIAEALVRWIAPILAFTAEEIWQYLPGERNESVMLNTWYQGLSEMPEGTELDREFWEQVMAVKASVNKELENLRSTKAIGGNLQAEVTLFAEEALAARLAKLGNELRFVLITSAAEVQPLGSAPADAVETEVSGLKLKINKSAHTKCGRCWHHRVDVGQFVKHPDLCGRCVENIEGAGEVRHYA, from the coding sequence ATGACCGATTACAAAGCGACCCTGAACCTGCCCGAGACGGCATTCCCGATGAAGGCCGGTCTGCCCCAGCGCGAGCCAGAACTGCTGCAGCGCTGGAACAGCCTCGACCTCTACGGCAAGCTGCGGCAGATGGGTGAAGGTCGCCCGAAGTTCGTCCTGCACGATGGCCCGCCCTACGCCAACGGCAGCATTCACATCGGTCACGCGGTCAACAAGATACTCAAGGACATCATCGTTCGCTCCAAGACCCTGGCGGGTTTTGACGCGCCCTATGTGCCAGGTTGGGACTGCCACGGCCTGCCCATCGAGCACAAGGTCGAGACCACCCACGGCAAGAACCTGCCGGCAGACAAGACGCGCGAGCTGTGCCGTGCCTACGCTGCCGAGCAGGTCGAAGGCCAGAAGGCCGACTTCATTCGCCTGGGCGTATTGGGCGAGTGGGACAACCCCTACAAGACCATGGCGTTCGCCAACGAGGCCGGTGAAATCCGCGCCCTGGCCGAAATGGTCAAACAAGGCTTCGTGTTCAAGGGCTTGAAGCCGGTGAACTGGTGCTTCGATTGCGGTTCCGCCCTGGCTGAGGCTGAAGTCGAATACGCCGACAAGAAGTCCGATGCCATCGACGTCGCCTTCCCGATCGAAGACGCCGACAAGCTCGCCGCCGCCTTCGGCCTGTCGAACCTGGCCAAGCCCGCCGCCATCGTCATCTGGACCACCACCCCCTGGACCATCCCGGCCAACCAGGCGCTGAACGTCCACCCCGAATTCAATTACGCGCTGGTCGACACCGGCGCGCGCCTGCTGGTGCTGGCTGAAGAGCTGGTGGAGTCGTGCCTTTCGCGCTATGGCCTGGAAGGCCAGGTCATCGCCACCGCCAAGGGCGAGGCGCTGGACCAGGTCCGCTTCCGTCACCCCTTCTACGAGCGCCTGTCGCCCGTCTACCTGGCCGAGTACGTCGAGCTGGGGGCCGGTACCGGCATCGTCCACTCCGCGCCGGCCTACGGCGAGGACGACTTCCGTACCTGCAAGCAGTACGGCATGAGCAACGACGACATCCTCAGTCCGGTGCAGAGCAACGGCGTCTATGTCGAGTCGCTGCCGTTCTTCGGCGGCCAGTTCATCTGGAAGGCCAACCCGGCCATCGTCGCCAAGCTGGAAGAAGTGGGCGCGTTGCTCAAGCACGAATCCATCAGCCACAGCTACATGCACTGCTGGCGCCACAAGACTCCGCTGATCTATCGCGCCACGGCCCAGTGGTTCGTCGGCATGGACAAGCAACCGGAGCAGGGCGCCACGCTGCGTGAGCGCGCCCTGGACGCCATCGGCCAGACCGAGTTCATCCCGGCCTGGGGCCAGGCGCGCCTGCACGGCATGATCGCCGGTCGTCCGGACTGGTGCATCTCCCGCCAGCGCAACTGGGGCGTACCGATCCCGTTCTTCCTGCACAAGGCCTCCGGCGACCTGCACCCGCGTACTGTCGAGCTGATGGAACAGGTTGCCCAGCGCGTCGAGCAGCAAGGCATCGAAGCTTGGTTCAAGCTGGATGCCGCCGAACTGCTCGGTGACGAGGCTGGCCAGTACGACAAGATCAGCGACACACTGGACGTCTGGTTCGACTCGGGCACCACGCACTGGCACGTCCTGCGCGGCTCCCACGCCGAACTGGGCCATGCCAGCGGTCCGGCTGCCGACCTCTACCTGGAAGGTTCCGACCAGCACCGTGGCTGGTTCCATTCGTCCTTGCTGACCGGCTGCGCCATCGACGGCCATGCACCTTACCGCCAGCTCCTGACCCACGGTTTCACCGTGGACGAGAGCGGTCGCAAGATGTCCAAGTCCCTGGGCAACGTGATCGCCCCGCAGCAGGTCACCGACAGCCTGGGCGCCGACATCCTGCGCCTGTGGGTATCTGCCACCGACTATTCCGGCGAGATGGCCGTCTCCCAGCAGATCCTCCAGCGCAGCGCCGACGCCTATCGCCGAATCCGCAACACCGCGCGCTTCCTGCTGGCCAACCTGAACGGCTTCGACCCGGTCAAGGACCTGCTGCCCACCGAAGACATGCTGGCCCTGGATCGTTGGGCCGTGGACCGCGCCCTGCTGCTGCAGCGCGAACTGGAAGAGGCCTACGGCGAATACCGCTTCTGGAACGTCTACTCCAAAGTGCACAACTTCTGCGTGCAGGAGCTGGGTGGCTTCTACCTCGACATCATCAAGGACCGCCAGTACACCACCGCCGCCGACAGCGTTGCGCGTCGCTCCTGCCAGACCGCGTTGTTCCACATCGCCGAGGCCCTGGTGCGCTGGATTGCCCCGATCCTGGCCTTCACCGCCGAGGAAATCTGGCAGTACCTGCCGGGCGAGCGCAACGAGTCGGTCATGCTCAACACCTGGTACCAGGGCCTCAGCGAAATGCCGGAAGGCACCGAGCTGGACCGCGAGTTCTGGGAGCAGGTCATGGCCGTCAAGGCGTCGGTCAACAAGGAACTGGAAAACCTGCGCAGCACCAAGGCCATCGGCGGCAACCTGCAAGCTGAAGTCACCCTGTTCGCCGAAGAGGCCCTGGCCGCCCGCCTGGCCAAGCTGGGCAACGAGCTGCGCTTCGTGCTGATTACCTCCGCTGCCGAAGTCCAGCCGCTGGGCAGTGCGCCGGCCGATGCCGTCGAGACCGAGGTTTCTGGCCTCAAGCTGAAGATCAACAAGTCCGCGCACACCAAGTGCGGCCGTTGCTGGCACCACCGCGTTGACGTCGGCCAGTTCGTGAAGCATCCGGACCTGTGCGGCCGTTGCGTGGAAAACATCGAAGGTGCTGGCGAGGTACGTCACTATGCCTAA
- a CDS encoding FKBP-type peptidyl-prolyl cis-trans isomerase, protein MTEHRIGPDMEVTLHFAIKLDNGDVVDSTFEKNPATFKVGDGNLLPGFESVLFGLKSGDKRVLAIEPEQGFGQYNPQNVQVMPRGNFQDMELSEGLLIIFNDAANAELPGVVKIVDDTHVTIDFNHPLAGKPLSFEVEILSVRPA, encoded by the coding sequence ATGACTGAACATCGCATAGGGCCGGACATGGAGGTCACCCTGCATTTCGCCATCAAGCTCGACAATGGCGACGTGGTGGACAGCACCTTCGAGAAGAATCCCGCCACCTTCAAGGTGGGTGACGGCAACCTGCTGCCGGGCTTCGAGAGCGTGCTGTTCGGCCTCAAGAGCGGCGACAAGCGCGTGCTCGCCATCGAGCCCGAGCAGGGCTTCGGCCAGTACAATCCGCAGAACGTGCAAGTGATGCCCCGGGGCAACTTCCAGGACATGGAGCTCTCCGAAGGCTTGCTGATCATCTTCAACGATGCGGCCAACGCAGAGCTGCCCGGCGTGGTGAAGATCGTCGACGACACCCACGTAACGATCGACTTCAACCACCCGCTGGCGGGCAAGCCGCTGAGCTTCGAGGTGGAGATCCTGTCGGTGAGGCCAGCCTGA
- the ribF gene encoding bifunctional riboflavin kinase/FAD synthetase, translating to MQLVRGLHNLRPQHRGCVATIGNFDGVHRGHQAILKRLRERAAELGLPTCVVIFEPQPREFFGPDTAPVRLTRLRDKLELLAREGVDRVLCLAFNRRLRELSAAEFVHAVLVEGLGARHLEIGDDFRFGCDRAGDFEFLQQAGEAEGFSVEAAATVELDGLRVSSTRVRQALADGDFALAERLLGRPFTITGRVLHGQKLGRQLGTPTANVQLKRRRVPLNGVYLVSVELDGGQRPGVANIGVRPTVKGDGRAHLEVHLLDYSADLYDRRISVTFHRKLREEQRFASLEALKSAIDADVAAARAYWQGTQSN from the coding sequence ATGCAGCTGGTTCGAGGCCTACACAACCTGCGGCCCCAACATCGGGGCTGCGTCGCCACCATCGGCAATTTCGACGGCGTGCACCGCGGCCATCAGGCCATTCTCAAGCGGTTGCGCGAGCGTGCGGCTGAGCTGGGTTTGCCCACGTGCGTGGTGATTTTCGAGCCGCAGCCGCGTGAATTCTTTGGCCCGGACACCGCCCCCGTCCGCCTGACGCGCTTGCGTGACAAGCTCGAACTGCTGGCCCGTGAAGGGGTGGACCGCGTGCTCTGTCTGGCCTTCAATCGCCGCCTGCGTGAGCTCAGTGCTGCCGAGTTCGTCCACGCCGTGCTGGTGGAAGGGCTGGGAGCCAGGCACCTGGAAATCGGCGACGATTTCCGCTTCGGTTGCGACCGCGCGGGCGATTTCGAATTTCTCCAGCAAGCCGGCGAGGCCGAAGGTTTCAGCGTCGAAGCCGCGGCCACCGTGGAGCTGGATGGCCTGCGGGTCAGCAGCACCCGCGTACGCCAGGCGCTGGCCGATGGGGATTTCGCCCTTGCCGAACGCCTGCTCGGCCGGCCGTTCACCATCACCGGCCGAGTGCTGCATGGCCAGAAGCTGGGCCGCCAGCTGGGTACCCCGACGGCGAATGTGCAACTCAAGCGCCGCCGGGTTCCGCTCAATGGCGTTTACCTGGTCAGCGTGGAGCTGGACGGCGGGCAACGGCCCGGAGTTGCAAACATCGGCGTGCGCCCCACCGTCAAGGGCGACGGGCGCGCCCACCTGGAGGTCCATCTGCTGGACTATTCCGCCGACCTTTACGACCGGCGGATCAGCGTGACCTTCCACCGCAAGCTGCGCGAAGAGCAGCGTTTTGCCTCTCTGGAGGCATTGAAATCGGCGATCGATGCGGATGTCGCTGCAGCCCGTGCCTATTGGCAGGGTACTCAATCAAATTGA
- the pilV gene encoding type IV pilus modification protein PilV, whose protein sequence is MNPSLLLTPQRGLTLIEVLVTILILSIGLLGMAGLQARLQQSEMEAYQRAQALLLLDDMANRIAANRNAAVSYVTGTTAPLGAGMTCASVTSTSSRRDRDISEWCNTLQGVAEASGTARVGSMVGARGCVESIGSNQYLVTVAWQGLTPISAPPSGVACGANSYNGVTGSVCANDLCRRVVTTIVRVANL, encoded by the coding sequence ATGAATCCTTCATTGTTGTTGACCCCCCAGCGTGGCCTGACCCTTATTGAGGTGCTGGTCACTATCCTCATCCTGTCCATCGGGCTGCTCGGCATGGCGGGCCTTCAGGCCCGGCTGCAGCAGTCCGAAATGGAGGCGTACCAGCGTGCACAGGCCTTGCTGCTGCTCGATGATATGGCCAACCGCATTGCCGCCAATCGCAACGCGGCAGTGAGTTATGTCACCGGAACGACTGCCCCATTGGGCGCCGGAATGACCTGCGCAAGCGTGACGTCGACTTCGTCCCGGAGAGACCGGGACATTAGCGAATGGTGTAATACCCTACAGGGCGTGGCGGAGGCTAGCGGTACGGCCAGGGTCGGATCGATGGTCGGGGCGAGGGGATGCGTGGAGTCCATAGGCAGCAACCAGTATCTGGTGACGGTTGCCTGGCAAGGGCTTACACCGATCTCGGCGCCGCCGTCAGGTGTGGCGTGCGGGGCTAACAGCTATAACGGCGTGACCGGGTCTGTCTGTGCGAATGACCTCTGTCGACGTGTGGTAACCACCATTGTGCGTGTCGCGAACCTATGA
- the murJ gene encoding murein biosynthesis integral membrane protein MurJ, with translation MNLLKSLAAVSSITMLSRVLGFVRDTIVARFFGAGMATDAFFVAFKLPNLLRRIFAEGAFSQAFVPILAEYKTQHGEEATRTFIAYVSGLLTLVLAAVTLVGILAAPWVIWVTAPGFADTPEKFALTTDLLRVTFPYIFLISLSSLAGAILNTWNRYSVPAFVPTLLNVSMIVFALFLTPYFDPPIMALGWAVLAGGLAQLLYQLPSLKRIGMLVLPRLDLRDTGVWRVLKQMGPAIFGVSVGQISLIINTIFASFLAAGSVSWMYYADRLMELPSGVLGVALGTILLPSLAKTYASDDRHAYSQLLDWGLRLCFLLVLPCSLALALLAEPLTVALFQYGKFTANDALMTQRALIAYAVGLLGIILVKVLAPGFYARQNIRTPVRIAIFTLLATQLMNLAFVFPLRHAGLALAISLAACMNAGLLYWQLRKQQLFQPQPGWRAFLVKLVLAVLVMCAVLLGVMYLLPAWDQGNMAERLLRLGLLVGAGVIAYFGMLALLGFRLRDFARRAV, from the coding sequence ATGAATTTGCTCAAGTCGCTGGCGGCCGTCAGCTCCATCACCATGCTGTCCCGCGTCCTGGGCTTTGTGCGCGACACCATTGTCGCGCGCTTCTTTGGCGCAGGAATGGCCACCGACGCCTTCTTTGTCGCCTTCAAATTGCCCAACCTGCTGCGCCGGATCTTTGCCGAGGGGGCCTTCTCGCAGGCCTTCGTCCCTATACTGGCCGAGTACAAGACCCAGCATGGCGAAGAGGCGACCCGCACCTTCATCGCCTACGTGTCCGGTCTTTTGACTCTGGTGCTGGCCGCAGTGACCCTGGTGGGCATCCTGGCCGCGCCCTGGGTGATCTGGGTGACCGCGCCGGGTTTTGCCGACACTCCCGAGAAGTTCGCCCTGACCACTGACCTGCTGCGGGTGACTTTTCCGTACATCTTCCTGATCTCGCTGTCGTCGCTGGCTGGAGCCATCCTCAATACCTGGAACCGATACTCAGTGCCGGCTTTCGTGCCGACCCTGCTGAACGTCAGCATGATTGTGTTCGCCCTGTTCCTCACGCCCTATTTCGACCCGCCGATCATGGCGCTAGGTTGGGCGGTGCTGGCGGGCGGCCTTGCACAGTTGCTTTACCAGCTGCCTTCGCTGAAGCGAATCGGCATGCTCGTGCTGCCGCGACTGGACCTGCGCGATACCGGTGTCTGGCGCGTCCTCAAACAAATGGGGCCGGCAATCTTCGGCGTTTCGGTCGGTCAGATTTCGTTGATCATCAACACCATCTTCGCCTCGTTCCTGGCGGCAGGTTCGGTGTCGTGGATGTACTACGCCGACCGCCTGATGGAGCTGCCTTCCGGGGTGCTGGGCGTGGCGCTGGGCACCATCCTGCTGCCGTCCCTGGCCAAGACCTACGCCAGTGATGACCGCCACGCCTACTCGCAGTTGCTCGACTGGGGGCTGCGCCTGTGTTTCCTGCTGGTGCTGCCTTGCTCACTGGCCCTGGCGTTGCTGGCCGAACCCCTGACGGTCGCGTTGTTCCAGTACGGAAAGTTCACCGCCAACGATGCCCTGATGACCCAGCGCGCATTGATTGCCTACGCTGTCGGGCTGCTCGGGATCATCCTGGTGAAAGTGCTGGCGCCCGGCTTCTACGCGCGACAGAACATCCGCACGCCGGTGAGGATTGCGATCTTTACCCTGTTGGCGACCCAGTTGATGAACCTGGCCTTCGTCTTTCCGCTGCGCCATGCCGGACTGGCCCTGGCCATCAGCCTGGCGGCCTGCATGAACGCCGGGTTGCTCTACTGGCAGCTGCGCAAGCAGCAACTGTTCCAGCCGCAACCGGGTTGGCGCGCGTTTCTCGTCAAGCTGGTGCTGGCCGTGCTGGTGATGTGCGCGGTGCTGCTGGGCGTCATGTACCTGCTACCGGCCTGGGATCAGGGCAATATGGCCGAACGCCTGCTGCGCCTGGGGCTGTTGGTCGGGGCCGGCGTGATCGCCTACTTCGGCATGCTGGCCCTGCTGGGTTTCCGTTTGCGGGATTTCGCGCGGCGGGCAGTCTGA
- the lspA gene encoding signal peptidase II, with protein MPKAYGRLGWLWLTALVFVLDQASKWFFETELNLYEQIVVIPDYFSWTLAYNTGAAFSFLADSSGWQRWLFATIALVVSAVLVVWLKRLKPEETWLAIALALVLGGALGNLYDRVVLGHVVDFILVHWQHRWRFPAFNLADSAITVGAVMLALDMFKAKKSGETAHD; from the coding sequence ATGCCTAAGGCATATGGCCGCCTCGGCTGGCTCTGGCTGACTGCGCTGGTGTTCGTGCTGGACCAGGCGAGCAAATGGTTCTTCGAGACCGAGCTCAACCTCTACGAGCAGATCGTGGTCATCCCTGACTACTTCAGTTGGACGCTGGCCTACAACACGGGCGCTGCATTCAGCTTCCTGGCCGACAGTTCCGGTTGGCAGCGCTGGCTGTTCGCGACCATCGCCCTGGTGGTCAGTGCTGTGCTGGTGGTCTGGCTGAAGCGCCTGAAACCCGAAGAGACCTGGCTGGCCATTGCGCTGGCCCTGGTCCTGGGCGGGGCGCTGGGCAACCTCTACGACCGCGTGGTGCTTGGCCATGTGGTCGATTTCATCCTGGTGCATTGGCAGCACCGCTGGCGCTTCCCGGCATTCAACCTGGCGGACAGTGCCATCACGGTCGGCGCCGTGATGCTGGCGCTAGATATGTTCAAAGCGAAGAAGTCCGGAGAAACCGCCCATGACTGA
- the rpsT gene encoding 30S ribosomal protein S20 has protein sequence MANTPSAKKRAKQAEKRRSHNASLRSMVRTYIKNVVKAIDAKDLPKAQAAFTAAVPVIDRMADKGIIHKNKAARHKSRLNAHIKALGQAAA, from the coding sequence GTGGCCAACACACCTTCTGCCAAAAAACGCGCCAAACAGGCTGAGAAGCGTCGTAGCCATAACGCCAGCCTGCGCTCCATGGTTCGTACCTACATCAAGAACGTGGTCAAGGCTATCGACGCCAAAGACCTGCCGAAGGCCCAAGCCGCTTTCACCGCCGCTGTACCGGTGATCGACCGCATGGCCGACAAAGGCATCATCCACAAGAACAAAGCTGCTCGTCACAAGAGCCGCCTGAACGCCCATATCAAGGCGCTCGGTCAAGCTGCTGCCTAA
- a CDS encoding GspH/FimT family pseudopilin — MARTAHGFTLIEALVVLTLVALCISLGVPKLSQLIRAQELTAANQALITSFAYARQASVTRRVAVLVDNQDGNWSTGWLIYADQNGNGRWDYDEPVLRQVGPQPEGLIIKGNSPVRRYVRYTPMGRTSLIGGAFQAGTLTLCHADGRLPIRQLVLNATGRVRSVKKRPGSC; from the coding sequence ATGGCCAGAACCGCTCACGGATTCACCCTCATCGAAGCATTGGTCGTACTGACACTTGTCGCGCTGTGCATCAGCCTTGGAGTTCCGAAGCTCAGCCAGCTCATCCGCGCACAGGAATTGACTGCCGCCAATCAGGCACTGATCACGAGCTTTGCCTATGCGCGCCAAGCATCAGTAACACGGAGGGTCGCGGTGCTCGTCGATAACCAGGACGGAAACTGGTCAACAGGGTGGCTGATCTACGCCGATCAGAACGGCAATGGTCGATGGGACTACGACGAACCCGTGCTGAGGCAGGTCGGCCCACAACCGGAAGGGTTAATCATCAAGGGCAATTCACCAGTACGGCGTTATGTGCGTTACACGCCGATGGGCCGAACATCTTTGATAGGCGGCGCCTTCCAAGCCGGCACATTGACGCTTTGCCATGCCGATGGCCGGCTGCCGATCAGGCAATTGGTACTGAACGCAACGGGCAGGGTACGCAGCGTCAAGAAGAGGCCTGGCAGCTGCTGA
- a CDS encoding CreA family protein yields the protein MRLIKGMAAALLALPLLVVAEEIGSVSTVFKWVGPNDKITVEAFDDPKVDGVTCYLSRAKTGGVTGGLGLAEDRAEASIACRQVGAIRFNGELKDGEEVFKERTSLVFKTMQVVRFFDRKRNTLVYLVYSDRIIEGSPQNAVTAIPILPWPGKP from the coding sequence ATGCGGCTGATCAAGGGAATGGCGGCGGCTCTGCTGGCTCTGCCGCTGCTGGTGGTGGCTGAGGAGATCGGTTCTGTTTCCACGGTGTTCAAGTGGGTAGGGCCGAACGACAAGATCACAGTCGAGGCGTTCGACGATCCCAAGGTGGACGGCGTGACCTGCTACCTGTCGCGGGCAAAGACCGGCGGCGTGACAGGAGGGTTGGGGCTGGCTGAGGATCGCGCCGAAGCCTCGATCGCTTGCCGCCAGGTGGGGGCCATTCGCTTCAATGGCGAACTCAAGGATGGCGAGGAGGTGTTCAAGGAGCGCACCTCGCTGGTGTTCAAAACCATGCAGGTAGTGCGTTTCTTTGACCGCAAGCGCAATACCCTGGTTTACCTGGTGTACAGCGATCGGATAATCGAGGGCAGTCCTCAGAACGCAGTGACTGCTATCCCGATCCTGCCCTGGCCTGGTAAGCCTTGA
- the ispH gene encoding 4-hydroxy-3-methylbut-2-enyl diphosphate reductase, whose product MQIKLANPRGFCAGVDRAIEIVNRALEVFGPPIYVRHEVVHNKFVVEDLRARGAVFVEELDQVPDNVIVIFSAHGVSQAVRQEAVRRGLKVFDATCPLVTKVHMEVARYSRDGRECILIGHAGHPEVEGTMGQYDASNGGAIYLVEDEADVERLVVRNPDALSFVTQTTLSMDDTSRVIDALRTKFTSIGGPRKDDICYATQNRQDAVKQLAHESDVVLVVGSPNSSNSNRLRELAERLNTPAYLIDGAEDLRREWFDNVQRVGITAGASAPEVLVQGVIEQLREWGAEVAVELDGRPENVTFSMPKELRVVNVG is encoded by the coding sequence ATGCAAATCAAACTCGCCAACCCCCGCGGCTTCTGCGCCGGCGTCGACCGTGCCATCGAGATCGTCAACCGCGCCCTGGAAGTCTTCGGGCCGCCGATCTACGTGCGGCATGAAGTGGTGCACAACAAGTTCGTGGTCGAAGACCTGCGCGCCCGTGGCGCCGTGTTCGTCGAAGAGCTGGATCAGGTGCCGGACAACGTCATCGTCATCTTCAGTGCCCATGGCGTTTCCCAGGCGGTGCGCCAGGAAGCCGTACGCCGTGGCCTCAAGGTATTCGATGCCACCTGCCCGCTGGTGACCAAGGTGCACATGGAAGTCGCGCGCTACAGCCGCGATGGCCGCGAATGCATCCTCATCGGCCACGCCGGCCACCCCGAAGTGGAAGGCACCATGGGCCAGTACGACGCCAGCAATGGCGGTGCCATCTACCTGGTGGAGGACGAGGCCGACGTTGAGCGCCTGGTTGTGCGCAACCCTGATGCGCTGTCGTTCGTGACCCAGACCACGCTGTCCATGGACGACACCAGCCGGGTCATCGACGCACTGCGGACCAAGTTCACCAGCATTGGTGGCCCGCGCAAGGATGACATCTGCTACGCCACCCAGAACCGCCAGGATGCGGTCAAGCAACTCGCTCACGAGAGCGACGTGGTCCTGGTGGTCGGCAGCCCCAACAGCTCTAACTCCAACCGCCTGCGCGAGCTTGCCGAGCGCTTGAACACTCCGGCCTACCTGATCGATGGCGCCGAAGACCTCAGGCGTGAGTGGTTCGACAACGTCCAGCGGGTCGGCATCACCGCCGGCGCCTCGGCACCCGAAGTGCTGGTGCAAGGTGTGATCGAGCAGCTTCGGGAGTGGGGCGCGGAGGTCGCCGTCGAGCTGGATGGCAGGCCGGAGAACGTGACCTTCTCCATGCCGAAGGAATTGCGGGTGGTCAACGTCGGTTGA
- a CDS encoding type IV pilin protein, which produces MITVAIVGILAAIAYPSYQQYVIRGNRAAAQAQMMDIANRQQQYFLANRTYATKEQLGYSLESDLVGKYTDSITLGSGSVPSFTITFTAAGLQASDGNLTLNNEGVKNPPAKW; this is translated from the coding sequence ATGATCACGGTTGCGATAGTCGGCATCCTGGCGGCAATCGCCTATCCGAGTTACCAGCAATATGTGATTCGCGGTAATCGTGCGGCTGCACAGGCGCAGATGATGGATATCGCCAATCGCCAGCAGCAGTACTTCCTTGCCAATCGTACGTATGCGACCAAGGAGCAACTAGGTTATAGCCTTGAGAGCGACCTGGTCGGCAAGTACACCGATAGCATCACTTTGGGCTCCGGTTCCGTCCCCAGCTTCACCATCACCTTCACTGCGGCTGGGTTGCAGGCGAGCGATGGCAACTTGACCCTCAATAATGAGGGGGTCAAGAACCCTCCGGCCAAGTGGTAG
- a CDS encoding PilW family protein — MSIAFRGLASGACGRNRQSGFSLVELMIAAVISLLIMAAVLTLFLDVSRTNDEMAKTNAQIENGRFALQLLQEDLAHAGFWSGYVPEFDDLSNSGVPTDVPDAVPGPCSWTSADNANLLGIAVQVYDGVPPGCAGIVTNKKADTDVLVVRHAETCRPGVGNCEAELSGKLYFQSSFCADDAARYVLGTSGFTMRKRDCITLADKRKFVSNLYYIRDYSVTVGDGIPTLMRSTFGAGAAPGAAEALIEGIEGFRVELGIDSVGDGGVANNYGEAINFALNVQGNVDRSRPINRGNGAADGDFVRCPAAGCTVDQLIDVVTVKVFLLVRGVQPSPGYSDSKSYALGAANPAAEIIGSNYKRHVYSTTARLVNVSGRRETP; from the coding sequence ATGAGCATCGCTTTCCGCGGCCTTGCGTCGGGAGCTTGTGGTCGCAACCGGCAGTCGGGATTCAGCCTGGTCGAGCTGATGATCGCGGCCGTCATCAGTCTGCTGATAATGGCGGCGGTCCTGACGCTTTTCCTGGATGTGTCGAGGACCAACGATGAAATGGCCAAAACCAACGCGCAGATCGAGAATGGCCGGTTTGCGTTGCAGCTGCTCCAGGAGGATCTGGCTCATGCAGGATTCTGGAGTGGCTATGTCCCCGAGTTCGATGACCTGAGCAACAGTGGAGTGCCTACCGACGTTCCCGACGCGGTACCCGGCCCCTGCTCCTGGACCTCCGCCGATAACGCGAATCTGTTGGGCATCGCCGTGCAGGTGTATGACGGCGTGCCGCCTGGCTGCGCCGGGATAGTCACAAACAAGAAGGCCGATACTGACGTGCTGGTGGTGCGGCATGCTGAAACCTGTCGTCCTGGCGTTGGCAACTGCGAGGCCGAGCTATCCGGAAAACTCTACTTCCAGTCGTCATTCTGCGCGGATGACGCGGCCCGCTACGTGCTGGGCACCAGTGGCTTCACCATGAGGAAAAGGGACTGCATTACGCTTGCGGACAAGCGCAAGTTTGTCTCGAACCTCTATTACATCCGCGATTATTCGGTGACTGTAGGGGATGGCATACCGACGCTCATGCGCTCGACTTTCGGCGCGGGTGCTGCGCCGGGGGCGGCGGAGGCCCTGATCGAAGGCATCGAAGGCTTCCGTGTCGAACTGGGTATCGACAGTGTCGGCGATGGTGGCGTGGCCAATAATTACGGCGAAGCCATCAATTTCGCCCTGAATGTCCAGGGCAACGTAGACCGTTCGCGGCCGATCAACCGGGGCAACGGGGCTGCAGACGGCGACTTCGTGCGCTGTCCGGCCGCAGGTTGCACGGTAGACCAACTCATTGATGTGGTTACGGTCAAGGTCTTCCTGCTGGTGCGTGGCGTTCAGCCCTCGCCGGGTTACAGCGACAGCAAGAGCTATGCCTTGGGTGCAGCCAATCCGGCGGCGGAGATCATCGGCAGCAACTACAAGCGTCACGTCTATTCCACGACTGCTCGCCTGGTTAACGTCTCGGGTCGGAGGGAAACTCCATGA